The stretch of DNA CGTGCTGTTCTGACATAATAAATCCTTTGAAAAATCCAGTGCCCTGGATCATCTATTCTTATCAAGTTTAGAATTGTTTTAGACAGGTTTTCCTGAACCAGGCGCACCGGTAATTGCAAGTATTTTTGACTGATTttcttggtgtgcagcattacatCTTATTGATAAAATATGTCCATTTCTGAAAGCATTGCTAAATTATATCAAAAATACGAAAGACTCTGATTAACTGGCATTACCACTAGTGCAGACATGCATTTAGCAACCATGGATATTGAGGGACTATACTCCAGTATTATCCATGAGAATGCCTACATTCTTGCATTAATAATTTATCCACACAAAGCTGTGGTCACCCTGTCCATAATAAATTCACATTAGATCTTCTGCAATgcattttaacacacaattattttgatGCCAAGTTCTACAACCAGACCCAGAGTACAGTGTGTGCATCTATGTATACCAACTTTTACCGGTGCTGGTGggagcgaggcctctgtaaatgtacTTACCGGTTCTTGtccacacgtctccatggcaatgcggcgtcaaatgacaccagttaccatggagacgtggtcatgacaccgcgggtcacatgaccccacagcatcatttaaCGCTCCATTGAAGGTAAGGGGTGTGCAATCGTGAGAGCAGGCGGGGAGGatgcagcgcaggaagtttgcgcacctctggtttAGACCATAGATCTATCGAGTGAAATAAATACACTTGAATGTAATTCAAGACATCTCAATTCTACATTTGACGTTGGTATTGCATTATTTTGCTGACAGATGGGCCTACAACACATCGAAATAAGATTAGActtgttgcattttttttacaTCCAAAAAGAATATTTTTGGAACATTTCAATTTTACAAGTTTGGTTCTTTGGGAAATCACTTACATTTGGATGATTAAAATCTATGAACTTGGAATGCACCAAGCTGCTTGTTACAGCTCATTATTTCCCAGACTTGTTCTTTGCATTAGATTTCAGCTTGGATGAAATCGTAGATTTTACTCCAATTAGGCATGCATGAGGAAATGCATCAAATTATAGAAGAGCATCTACTTATATGTTGATCAATTTTCTATTCCACACAACATACAGGAGGAAAAAGAAAACACTACAGATTCAGTTACTGATCAGTTAGAACGTCATTTTAATAGCAATAAATATTTCAATTACAATGTACACCAGCTAAACTCATTTCAGttgcaatttttttaaaattcaaaATACGCATGTATATTTGTATAGAAGGAAGTGTTTTTGGTGAATTTTTGAATACCGTTTCATATTTATAACTTTGTACTCATGTGATTAAGTCTTTTGGATTGCCCATCAGCTACCATTTTTTTCTGTTATATGAGCAGAATCTATTAAAACTACACAACTTCATCATTCCTGAAAACCCAGTCTCAAGACAGCATTGCAAATAATCTCTTGATACAATAAGAGGCACTTCAAATGGAAGGCAGACATGTAGCACTAAAAGACTAACAGAACACTTGCcgaaaaaatgggggggaggggggaataagaCCCCAGTAAATGAAAACATTGACCACCAAATTAGTGGTCTACAAGGATCAGACTCTGCTTACTTTCAAACACCGTTTGTTAAAACTTACCAACGTATCCTTTAGAAAAGACTAACCTTAAGTTCTAGTCTCCAAACAATCCTGCTTTCCATCTAGCGCTTGTGGATCAGGCCTAGACTAAATTTAAaggcattaaaaaaatatatataatttaaaaaaaaaaaaagtagactaGTATTGTTCATTTGTAAAATGGACAGAATTGGTCTCAAGATATTAATATACTTGAAGGAGCCTCTAGCAAAAAGCCCACACGTTGATAGTATGGAATTCAGCAACCAGCATTCTGATTGAAGTAAACCATTTCTGTTCAAATTGGAACGATGGGATGGGAATGTGATCCTAAAGCAGTGGTCCCTGAGCCATCGATGCCATTTCCTCTTAagaaaatctgacacctataagtatattAAAATACATGTTTAGTTTGTCAATAATGGGGCGCCTAGACTTGGGACATTTCATTTTCACTGGCTGCTCCTTTGTGTCGGATGTCACTATGTTCAACAAATGCTTGCACAGACAAAGCCTCCCTCTAATCCACTCTCCtgatctttattggctctcacaTAAGGACAGGATGGTTTGATTGACAAACTACCCAAATCAGAGGAACCCAAGctatttaatttgtaattaatttcccAAGAAAGGAAAGCAGTCAAATTCTTTACTAAAAAGGTTCTGACCAACTACATGGGATTACATATTTAAATGCTCTGGGCACCCTGGTTGGGAAATACTGCCCAGTGTAGCCCGTTTTTAACGATAAAAATTGAGCACCCAACAAATGGCCTTATGCTAATAAGGCGGGAACCATTAAGGCAGCTCTAAATTGTACAACATCCAATCAGATCAAGAGAATTACTGATGTTACTTTGAACTAGTACTACtacttaaaaaaaagtttaacccATAAATTTAGTTTGTAAATACTCATTTTGCTAGATACATTTTGGCAAATATTGATAAAGTTACAAGAAGAAAATGAACGTCATACTGAAACACTGAACCAAAAACAATTTCTTTCCAACGTAATTTTTTATTTCAGGAAATACAAAAACTATCCAGAACTCAATTTAATCTTcatcttcttcctcctcttcatcctgatTAATCTGGAAGTATCTCAGCTCGTAGCTTTCCTTGCTGTTCGCAACCACGCGAAGCCAGTCACGCAAATTATTTTTCTTCAGGTATTTCTTAGTCAGGTACTTCAAATACCTGCAAAAATTAAAATGAAAGGCAGAACATTACCAATACTAAATTCATCAACTCGTGTAACACAGACGTCGCTGTGAAGAAACTCTGCATAAATGTAACAAGGACAGCCAATTTTAAGTGTAAAAAGAGCGATTAGTAAGAGAAACAAATTTACAAATCTGTAATGTGAACAGAGGTACAGCAAGATAGTATGTGAACGGGTATCATAAAGATCATGAAATGGTTAGCTATTTAAATGAACCACAAGTAATATGATATTTATGGAGGTGATGTAAAGATGTACGGGAAAGGGACAGGATGCTCAGGTTGTACATAATATTTACCAGGTAGTCACAGCATTCATAGCTCAGTTTGTCATACCAGCTTTCAATACGATTCAAGGTCAGAAGTTAGACTATACCTGGCTAAAGTCTAGTTCTACAACAGACAACATTTGCCGCATAACATCACTTCTATACATTTATATGTAAATTATTCAGTTATTTTTACAGCAGTTAAACCAATCCCTGTATATTCTAATCGTAGAAGTATGGTTTATATACTTTATACAATATTTAGCCATTTAAGGCACACAAAGATATTAAAGCTATAGCCGACTGAACATAACCCAAGAGGTCCTATAGATGggcatttttttaaaggaaagccATCATAGGTACATGCGTAGCAGGCTTTGTTCACTGCTACATCATCCATGATATTAAGTTTTTATATTGGGGCTTTATGAATAGTATATAAATGCGATTATTAATCTACTATAAATTATTATTTCATTTAGATAATGTGGGCCAATGATTATTATAGTTTGCTGCTGGACCAATTTCAACTGAGGTGACCAAACATTGCTTACAATGTACCACTAGAGGGCCCTTTGAAGATTAAAGTGTTCCAACCAGCAAGGAATTCCACACAAAAATGAAAGTGGCAATGTTACCCAATGCCAGTATCTTCCAAAGACAGTGAAACATTAACTTAAAGTAGACTGGTGGGTCAGCTTTGAaaattgtgtttgcataagggcAAGGGATTCAGTGAAGTTAAGTGTCTGTAGTCTACGATATGTACTACTGATGCATTTTTAAGCAGCCTCAAACTTACAGTGTATGCATTTTATACCATTCATCCGATATTCTACTCAATTAACTGGGAGGATTAGTTACACATCCATCAAGAAATGGATTGGTCCCTTACACTGCAAGTCTTTCACGTGACTCTTAATAGTGATGCACACTAAACAGCAAAACTGTGTATTCATTTTAGAGCATATCTTTGTAGAACGCTCTATAACAAAAATGACTACCCTAACATGCTGTAAAGTAGAGAATTATGATAACCAACCTACTCCTACCACCAACTGGTGAATGAAGCATGTTAAACATTTGCATCTCATCTCAACTTATTACCATTTTTattatggaaaaaaaaataaacaaaaccatCTAACAGAATGGGATGACAAtgaatgttaaagcagcagtccaagcggtattttgttttcttctttccctttaatatgtgcatcaatacaacccacACAATAAGCagttagccaagttgccgatcgatccgttcgtgatcggtgaagatttggctcgggggttcactaaatggcggtCAGGGAGcaaaagaggaccaaagatgcaaagttctgtggggaagatcatgtgaccaggcagtcactagatacaattggtgcactgctagaaggGGCAGGGATCCAAAAAGGGGTGTGGCAGAgcccgtttcagaagaggaagtgactttgtaaatggttgctatagaaacaaaaatgcttgttacattataatatattaaaaatataattcagagttgtagtattaaaaaaaagtattttctcatagtacagaacggattacAAAAACACCCATGGAGGAGGATatggcttggtctgcagcttttaaGAGTTGTTACACAGAATACATGTAACCATGTCTTGTCATCAtacctctgtgcccagaacatactttaaaacgagaggtaactcaatgtattatttcctggaaaaacattttataaaccaACAGGAGCAGGCCTCTTACCTCTTTGAAAATGGCACCTCTGAAGTCACTGTGATTTTACTCTTGCTTCTTTCAATTGTGACAACTCCACCACCCAGATTACCTGCTTTGCCATTCACTTTGATTCGTTCTTGCAAAAACTGTTCCTGTAATCATTTGCAATGGTTTAGGTGCAGTACCAAATATGATTTTAAAAATTGCACCGGTTACTTCTATGACCATACTACTTCATGCATTGAAACCCATTACATATTGTGTTGCCCAAGTAACCCAACGATAGATGTGAGGGATAAATCATTACACAGTAggtataaagaagaaaaaaagtggTAAAATAATTTGCTCAAAATCAGACAGGGTATATTCTGGCATAACTAGTACGCTTCTCACAACATGGAAGCGTGGAACTGCAATCAGTGTGAAATAGACAACGATATTGTGTAATGCCAAACTTTAGCATAATGTGGGGAAATCATTACATTTTGATGAGAACTTTTGGGATGGTTTATTGGGTTGAGTAGCCTTTTCCTTTTATAGCACATGTTTATATCATTCCAGCACATTGGGTTAAATATATGTAGTTTTCACTTACACCAGTTTTGCAAGATTGCACAAGGCGATTGAGGAACGTCCTATATTGCTTGATAACTAGTATGCACAAGATTGGCCATTCTGATGTAAATTAACAAATAGATTTTCCTCTAAAACTAGAACTTTATTATAGCCACATCTGTTAAACTTTACATTACACAATAGATGaatcagttaaaaaaaaagtaatgtgtCCACACATCTGCAGTGCCTTAATTCAGGTGCAGTGCCTAAGCAGCTCCACAGTCTGCAATTTGTGGCTATGTAAGGTTTACAGATTGTACATTAATGTCAACAATATTGTACTTTAGCACTTTCAAAGCAGTACTCCTGGGAACCTTTTTTTGTTAATGgatttgaagtagggggtctctggagcccccctgctacaaagataataaaaataatcatCAAGGGTCCCCAGGAGGGCTGCTTTAAGGGATCAGAGAAAGAGCATAGAAGTAGCAGACATGGGAACAACATTAAAAATGGTCTCCCCCCCCTCAGGCAAACAAATGTAAGAATTTTGTCTTCATACACCAAACACAAGTACTAAAAAGATTTAGTTTCATGTAGTAATATCCTGAAAACAGTAATCACTGGAAAGGCCCCATCCATATAATAAAAACTTCCCAGGGTTTTTCCCAATTGAAGATTAGGTTTTTAGCTCATCTTAACTTCGGCTTTAATAGCTAACTGTAAACATTTAAGAACTACCAAAAGATTAGATgatcattatttttttattttaatccaAAACAGGAATGGTTTCACAGGCATCAGGCCAtttaaacaatgaaaaaaaatatgtttcCCCTGAACCACGGCACAGACCAGTCCTCCAGGATATTTCAGATTTTATTGTGCTGGTTTCTGACAAACTACTATGGCTGCTGGGCCACTAATATAAAGCCACAATGTCATCTATTGATGACACTGGCTTTTCTATTGACCACTGGAGCATGGCTCATCCCATTGGACATTTTCTTTCCACTGATGAACTATAAATGGCTCAAACCATGGGGGTTCAGAGGTTGGGAGACTGGATCAGCTGAAGAGAACCTCTTGGACCAAGGAAAACCATCAGCATGAAATGCCGTTTTAAAACAAGTGCAATCAGACACCACAAACTGCACCACTGAACTTCCAAGATAAACAGCATGTACAGAAAAGTAATAACTAGAGATAGCTCCATACTGTCATAGCATGTGTCTTGGATAGTATGGTAACAGTATTCTACTTACAAAGTTGGCAGCATCCATGATGCCATCTTCCACAGGGTGAGTGCAGTCCAAAGTAAATTTTAGGACTTGCTTCTTTTTTTTGCTGCCCTTTGTTGTGGTCTTTTTCTAGAAAAGGGAATAAATAAATCAGTACCTGCAAAAACAGAAAACGAAGCCGTAACTTCAAGGGTTCGGCTTCTTCGTACGATCCAACTGCAGACCAGACCTACTTGAAAATTACTGTTCCTGAAATTAGCATATTTTCTCCACAAATTAtcagcttattttttttttaattaaatcaaaCTTAATGCATTAAACTACATCTTAGAAGATCCTCAGTCTACACACCAAAGCAAAGCAGCTAATCACAAATCACCACGCCCAAAGTCTGGAAAACTATAACTATCAGCAGTTAAAGTAATGTCACTTGtctcactgtccctcccctcaaaCTCACCGACACCCCAAAA from Ascaphus truei isolate aAscTru1 chromosome 6, aAscTru1.hap1, whole genome shotgun sequence encodes:
- the RPL22 gene encoding large ribosomal subunit protein eL22 codes for the protein MAPVKKTTTKGSKKKKQVLKFTLDCTHPVEDGIMDAANFEQFLQERIKVNGKAGNLGGGVVTIERSKSKITVTSEVPFSKRYLKYLTKKYLKKNNLRDWLRVVANSKESYELRYFQINQDEEEEEDED